The following are encoded together in the Pseudoxanthomonas sp. YR558 genome:
- the lspA gene encoding signal peptidase II: protein MTAAPKPNALLWLLLSAVVIGLDQWSKAWVLASLPEYTAIPVIDGFWNWFRTYNTGAAFSFLADAGGWQRWFFTVLAVGISGLLGYWLSRTRRGDWRQALPYALVIGGALGNVIDRQIHGHVIDFIQWHWRDHFWPAFNIADCAVVGGAIGIALFGLFDGKKKAA, encoded by the coding sequence ATGACGGCCGCCCCCAAGCCCAACGCGCTGCTCTGGCTGCTGCTGTCGGCGGTGGTGATCGGCCTGGACCAGTGGTCCAAGGCCTGGGTGCTGGCGTCGCTGCCGGAATACACCGCCATCCCGGTGATCGACGGCTTCTGGAACTGGTTCCGCACCTACAACACCGGCGCGGCATTCAGCTTCTTGGCCGACGCGGGCGGCTGGCAGCGCTGGTTCTTCACCGTGCTCGCGGTGGGCATCAGCGGCCTGCTGGGCTACTGGCTGTCGCGCACGCGCCGTGGCGATTGGCGCCAGGCGCTGCCGTACGCGCTGGTGATCGGCGGCGCGCTGGGCAACGTGATCGACCGCCAGATCCACGGCCACGTGATCGATTTCATCCAGTGGCACTGGCGTGACCACTTCTGGCCGGCGTTCAACATCGCCGACTGCGCGGTCGTCGGCGGGGCCATCGGCATTGCGCTGTTCGGCCTGTTCGACGGCAAGAAGAAGGCCGCGTAG
- a CDS encoding DUF1444 family protein yields the protein MLKEMLRVAGGLMLCLWLACAPAYAADKDMPAEVFTRQVAEMVRERMPGVKVEVMAPLELNLVPASGEDARIYLNNIYTLYLAEQVDGRPALLERYIASYTEPLPEAPVKREEVVAVIKGNDWLAEMERLAKGQGKPYEGIYERLNAHLLVFYAQDMPTRMRYLNKSDLEAAGLDRSGLRPLAVANLKRQMPEIEVYREEVFSMVVAGGTYEASILLFDDFWKGERARMAGPPMVSVPARDLLLFVDSSNPEAVAQLEALTRKMWGDTAYAVSDALFIAAPGGWRPVER from the coding sequence ATGCTGAAAGAGATGCTGAGGGTGGCGGGCGGTCTGATGCTCTGCCTGTGGTTGGCGTGCGCGCCCGCGTACGCGGCCGACAAGGACATGCCAGCCGAGGTGTTCACCCGGCAGGTGGCGGAGATGGTGCGGGAGCGGATGCCGGGCGTGAAGGTCGAGGTCATGGCCCCGCTGGAGCTGAACCTGGTGCCGGCCTCGGGCGAAGATGCGCGGATCTATCTCAACAACATCTACACGCTTTACCTGGCCGAGCAGGTGGACGGCAGGCCCGCCCTGCTGGAGCGCTACATCGCCTCCTACACGGAGCCGCTGCCCGAAGCACCGGTAAAGCGGGAAGAAGTCGTGGCCGTGATCAAGGGCAACGATTGGTTGGCGGAGATGGAGCGGTTGGCCAAGGGACAGGGAAAGCCCTATGAAGGCATCTATGAGCGGTTGAACGCCCACTTGTTGGTCTTCTATGCGCAGGACATGCCCACCCGCATGCGCTATCTGAACAAGAGCGACCTGGAGGCCGCCGGGCTCGACCGCTCCGGATTGCGGCCGCTCGCGGTCGCCAACCTGAAACGCCAAATGCCGGAGATCGAGGTGTACCGCGAGGAGGTGTTCTCGATGGTGGTCGCCGGAGGTACCTACGAAGCGTCGATCTTGCTGTTCGACGATTTCTGGAAAGGGGAGCGGGCGCGGATGGCGGGGCCTCCCATGGTGTCGGTGCCGGCCCGCGACCTGTTGCTGTTCGTCGACTCCAGCAATCCGGAGGCGGTCGCTCAACTCGAAGCGCTGACCAGGAAAATGTGGGGCGATACGGCGTACGCGGTGAGCGATGCGCTGTTCATTGCGGCCCCGGGAGGGTGGCGCCCGGTCGAACGCTAG
- the radA gene encoding DNA repair protein RadA, translating to MAKTSAKSRTAYVCAECGADHSKWQGQCADCGAWNSLSEIVLETAAGAPPAARRSGWAGKAEAPKITALKDVRHSEEARVTTGIGEFDRVLGGGLVEGAVVLVGGDPGIGKSTLLLQALARMSASLPALYVTGEESLAQVAGRAVRLDLPLDNLQALAETGIETILQHASVARPKLIVADSVQTLWTESLTAAPGSVSQVRESAARLVRYAKETGTAVFLVGHVTKEGGIAGPRVLEHMVDAVLYFEGESGSRFRVLRAFKNRFGAVNELGVFAMGEKGLKEVPNPSAIFLSGSAQQPGSCVMVTREGTRPLLVEVQALVDSSPLSNPRRVAVGLEQNRLAMLLAVLHRHGGVVVGDQDVFVNVVGGIRVQETAADLPVLLAVLSSLRDRPLAEKTVAFGEVGLSGEIRPVPNGEERLREAATHGFKRAIVPKGNAPKSGTFKGLEVVAVERLSQALEAAAE from the coding sequence GTGGCCAAGACCTCCGCCAAGTCCCGTACCGCCTACGTCTGCGCCGAATGCGGGGCCGACCACAGCAAATGGCAGGGCCAGTGCGCCGACTGCGGGGCGTGGAATTCGCTCAGCGAGATCGTGCTGGAGACCGCCGCCGGCGCACCACCGGCGGCCCGCCGCTCGGGCTGGGCCGGGAAGGCCGAAGCCCCGAAGATCACCGCCCTGAAGGACGTGCGCCACAGCGAAGAGGCGCGCGTGACCACCGGCATCGGCGAGTTCGATCGCGTGCTGGGTGGCGGCCTGGTGGAGGGCGCCGTGGTGCTGGTGGGCGGCGACCCCGGCATCGGCAAATCCACCCTGTTGCTGCAGGCACTGGCCCGGATGTCGGCCAGCCTGCCGGCGCTGTACGTCACCGGCGAGGAATCGCTGGCCCAGGTCGCCGGCCGCGCCGTGCGCCTGGATCTGCCGCTGGACAACCTGCAGGCGCTGGCCGAGACCGGCATCGAGACCATCCTGCAGCACGCCTCGGTGGCGCGGCCGAAACTGATCGTCGCCGACTCCGTGCAGACCCTGTGGACCGAATCGCTGACCGCCGCGCCGGGTTCCGTCAGCCAGGTGCGCGAGAGCGCTGCGCGGCTGGTGCGCTACGCCAAGGAGACCGGCACCGCCGTGTTCCTGGTGGGCCACGTGACCAAGGAAGGCGGCATCGCCGGACCGCGCGTGCTGGAGCACATGGTCGATGCGGTGCTGTACTTCGAAGGCGAGAGCGGCAGCCGGTTCCGCGTGCTGCGCGCGTTCAAGAACCGCTTCGGCGCGGTGAACGAGCTCGGCGTGTTCGCGATGGGCGAGAAGGGCCTGAAGGAAGTGCCCAACCCGTCGGCGATCTTCCTCTCCGGCAGCGCGCAGCAGCCCGGCAGCTGCGTGATGGTCACCCGCGAGGGCACGCGCCCGCTGCTGGTGGAAGTGCAGGCGCTGGTGGACAGCTCACCGTTGTCCAACCCGCGTCGCGTGGCGGTGGGTCTGGAACAGAATCGCCTGGCGATGTTGCTGGCCGTGCTGCATCGGCACGGCGGCGTGGTGGTGGGCGACCAGGACGTGTTCGTGAATGTCGTCGGCGGCATCCGCGTGCAGGAAACCGCGGCCGACCTGCCAGTGCTTCTGGCGGTGCTGTCCTCGCTGCGCGACCGTCCGCTGGCCGAGAAGACCGTGGCCTTCGGCGAAGTGGGCCTTTCGGGCGAGATCCGTCCCGTGCCCAACGGCGAGGAGCGCCTGCGCGAAGCGGCCACGCACGGTTTCAAGCGCGCCATCGTACCCAAGGGCAACGCGCCGAAGTCGGGCACGTTCAAGGGGTTGGAAGTGGTGGCCGTTGAGCGGCTGTCGCAGGCGCTGGAGGCGGCGGCGGAGTAG
- a CDS encoding cation transporter — translation MSECCGCGKVVDVAALEAKQRRVLRLVLAINLATFAMMMFAAWRAHSSSLLSGSLDNLGDALTYAISLAVVGASLRAKAKVAFFKGLLILGAAVAVGVQIAWRLANPAVPLFEGMGIAAALNLAANAVCLWLLTPYRTGDVNMASAWECSRNDIFEGGAVLLAAALVWLFGAGWPDLLIAAALLVMFLRSSSRVLRAAWRELKAEPPTGVAAAR, via the coding sequence ATGTCGGAATGCTGCGGATGCGGGAAGGTCGTCGATGTCGCCGCGCTGGAGGCGAAGCAGCGCCGCGTGTTGCGCCTCGTGCTGGCGATCAACCTGGCCACGTTCGCGATGATGATGTTCGCCGCCTGGCGTGCGCATTCGTCGTCGCTGCTGTCCGGCAGCCTCGACAACCTCGGTGATGCGCTGACCTATGCGATCAGCCTGGCGGTGGTGGGCGCGTCGCTGCGTGCGAAGGCGAAGGTCGCGTTCTTCAAGGGGCTGCTGATCCTCGGCGCCGCGGTTGCGGTGGGCGTGCAGATCGCGTGGCGGCTGGCCAACCCCGCGGTGCCGCTGTTCGAAGGCATGGGCATCGCCGCGGCGTTGAACCTGGCGGCAAACGCAGTCTGCCTGTGGCTGCTCACGCCGTACCGCACCGGCGACGTCAACATGGCCTCGGCGTGGGAATGCTCGCGCAACGACATCTTCGAAGGCGGCGCGGTGCTGCTGGCCGCCGCGCTTGTGTGGCTGTTCGGAGCAGGCTGGCCCGACTTGCTGATCGCGGCCGCGCTGCTGGTGATGTTCCTGCGTTCGTCCTCGCGTGTGCTGCGCGCCGCCTGGCGCGAGCTGAAGGCCGAACCGCCGACGGGCGTCGCCGCCGCACGCTGA
- a CDS encoding demethoxyubiquinone hydroxylase family protein produces MSTRLGDRILKVDHAGEHGAVNIYRAQILVARWTAPHMTPVLRHFLEHERGHRALFLNALQLRGVRRCRSYMLCGVGGWTLGLLTGLLGPSASAATTFAVESVVLQHLMKQQRQLAPIDSEAFEAVSRIVAEEQEHHDHGRDAMPSGAFWPPILTPVVRVSTEAVIWLGMRL; encoded by the coding sequence TTGAGTACGCGCCTGGGCGACCGGATCCTGAAGGTCGATCACGCGGGCGAGCACGGCGCCGTCAACATCTATCGCGCACAGATCCTGGTGGCGCGCTGGACGGCACCGCACATGACGCCGGTACTTCGGCATTTTCTCGAACACGAACGAGGGCATCGCGCCCTGTTCTTGAATGCGCTTCAGCTTCGCGGTGTCCGTCGCTGCCGCAGCTACATGCTGTGCGGTGTCGGTGGCTGGACGCTGGGGCTGCTGACCGGCCTGCTGGGGCCCTCCGCCAGCGCGGCCACCACCTTCGCCGTCGAAAGCGTGGTGTTGCAGCATCTGATGAAGCAGCAGCGGCAACTCGCGCCGATTGACTCAGAGGCTTTCGAGGCCGTGTCGCGCATCGTGGCGGAAGAACAGGAACACCACGATCATGGCCGGGACGCGATGCCGTCCGGCGCCTTCTGGCCGCCGATCCTGACCCCTGTTGTCCGTGTTTCGACCGAGGCGGTCATCTGGCTGGGAATGCGTCTGTAG
- a CDS encoding alpha/beta hydrolase, whose product MSKPAIVLVHGFWGGAAHWTRVILELKALGHSDIRAVENPLTSLADDAERTRKMVAQIDGPVVLVGHSYGGAVITQAGNLPNVKALVFIAAFAPDAGESPGGITQEHLPEAAPNLAPDSDGYLWLKPDKFHESFCQDLPADEGFVMAVTQKAPLAGTFGDAITDPAWKHKPNWYQISSKDRMIAPENQQRMSGRMDARKVITLDASHASLASRAKEVAALIDEAAKATA is encoded by the coding sequence ATGAGCAAGCCGGCAATCGTTTTGGTGCATGGCTTCTGGGGCGGCGCGGCGCATTGGACCCGCGTCATCCTCGAACTGAAAGCGCTGGGACACTCCGACATCCGCGCGGTCGAGAATCCGCTCACGTCCTTGGCGGACGATGCGGAGCGCACCCGCAAGATGGTGGCGCAGATCGACGGCCCGGTCGTGCTGGTGGGACATTCCTACGGCGGTGCCGTCATCACCCAGGCGGGTAACCTGCCGAACGTGAAAGCGCTGGTGTTCATCGCAGCGTTCGCTCCCGATGCCGGTGAGAGCCCGGGGGGCATCACTCAGGAACATCTCCCCGAGGCTGCACCCAACCTGGCGCCCGATAGCGATGGCTATTTGTGGCTGAAACCCGACAAGTTCCACGAGAGCTTCTGCCAGGATCTCCCGGCGGATGAAGGCTTCGTCATGGCGGTCACCCAGAAGGCGCCGCTGGCGGGCACGTTTGGCGACGCGATCACCGATCCGGCGTGGAAACACAAACCCAACTGGTACCAGATATCCAGCAAGGACCGGATGATTGCGCCGGAAAACCAGCAGCGCATGTCGGGCCGCATGGATGCGCGCAAGGTGATCACCCTGGACGCGAGTCATGCATCGCTGGCATCCCGTGCGAAAGAGGTTGCGGCGCTCATCGACGAAGCGGCGAAGGCGACGGCCTGA
- the ccsA gene encoding cytochrome c biogenesis protein CcsA — MTVILIAVALYLLAAGLLVRSVARDTGEASRPWVWPALGAVVLHGAYHLLVAWRTPGGPDMHFFAALSLVALGMAAMTLLVAIQGRMAALGVVAFPLAAVLLAAYHFYGHQASSGLDWRLQLHAWLALLAYAALAIAALLAVMLWAQERALRRREFHLWLRALPPLTELEDLLFRTITVGFILLTATLLTGVLFVENFLAQKLSHKTVLSVLSWLAFGALLVGRWRYGWRGVKAVRWTLAAMVLLLLAFFGSKFVYEMVLRRD; from the coding sequence ATGACAGTCATTCTCATCGCCGTTGCGCTCTATCTGCTCGCCGCCGGCCTGCTGGTCCGCTCCGTGGCCCGCGACACCGGCGAGGCCTCGCGGCCCTGGGTGTGGCCTGCACTGGGCGCGGTGGTGCTGCATGGCGCCTACCACCTGCTGGTGGCCTGGCGCACCCCCGGCGGCCCGGACATGCATTTCTTCGCCGCGCTCTCGCTGGTGGCGCTGGGCATGGCGGCGATGACGCTGCTGGTCGCCATCCAGGGCCGGATGGCCGCACTGGGCGTGGTGGCGTTCCCGCTGGCGGCCGTCCTGCTGGCGGCTTACCACTTCTACGGCCACCAGGCCTCCAGCGGATTGGACTGGCGCCTCCAGCTACACGCCTGGCTGGCGCTGCTGGCGTACGCGGCGCTGGCGATCGCGGCGCTGCTGGCGGTGATGCTGTGGGCGCAGGAACGCGCCCTGCGCCGGCGCGAATTCCACCTCTGGCTGCGCGCCCTGCCCCCGCTGACGGAACTGGAAGACCTGCTGTTCCGCACGATCACGGTCGGCTTCATTCTGCTGACCGCCACGCTGCTGACCGGCGTGCTGTTCGTGGAGAACTTCCTGGCCCAGAAGCTCAGCCACAAGACGGTGCTGAGCGTGCTGTCATGGCTGGCGTTCGGGGCGCTGCTGGTCGGCCGCTGGCGCTATGGCTGGCGAGGGGTGAAAGCCGTCCGCTGGACCCTCGCCGCGATGGTGCTGTTGCTGCTGGCGTTCTTCGGCAGCAAGTTCGTCTATGAAATGGTGTTGAGGCGCGATTGA
- the ispH gene encoding 4-hydroxy-3-methylbut-2-enyl diphosphate reductase: MDVLLANPRGFCAGVDRAIEIVKRAIETLGAPIYVRHEVVHNRFVVDDLKQRGAIFVEELDEVPDGATVIFSAHGVSQAVRGEATRRGLKVFDATCPLVTKVHLEVARHCRAGRDVVLIGHAGHPEVEGTMGQWNREGGEGQIYLVEDIDQVATLEVSQPENLFYTTQTTLSVDDTVGIIQALQARFPAIHGPKNDDICYATQNRQDAVRDLAKQCDLVLVVGSPNSSNSNRLRELAERDGVESYLIDGAHEIDPRWIDGKQRIGVTAGASAPDVLIDGVIQRLRDLGAAGVSELDGEPENMVFALPKELRLQLVG, from the coding sequence ATGGACGTCCTGCTCGCCAATCCCCGCGGTTTCTGCGCCGGTGTCGACCGCGCCATCGAGATCGTCAAGCGCGCCATCGAAACGCTGGGCGCACCTATCTACGTGCGCCATGAAGTGGTGCACAACCGCTTCGTCGTCGACGACCTGAAGCAACGCGGCGCGATCTTCGTGGAAGAACTCGACGAAGTGCCGGATGGCGCCACCGTCATCTTCAGCGCGCATGGCGTTTCGCAGGCGGTGCGCGGCGAAGCCACGCGACGCGGATTGAAAGTGTTCGACGCCACCTGCCCGCTGGTCACCAAGGTGCACCTGGAAGTCGCACGCCACTGCCGCGCCGGGCGCGACGTGGTGTTGATCGGCCACGCCGGCCACCCCGAGGTGGAAGGCACGATGGGCCAGTGGAACCGCGAAGGCGGGGAAGGGCAGATCTATCTGGTGGAGGACATCGACCAGGTGGCCACGCTGGAAGTCAGCCAGCCCGAGAACCTGTTCTACACCACCCAGACCACGCTGTCGGTCGACGACACGGTGGGCATCATCCAGGCGCTGCAGGCACGTTTCCCGGCCATCCACGGGCCGAAGAACGACGACATCTGCTACGCCACCCAGAACCGTCAGGACGCCGTGCGCGACCTGGCCAAGCAGTGCGACCTGGTACTCGTGGTCGGTTCGCCGAACAGCTCCAACTCCAACCGCCTGCGCGAGCTGGCCGAGCGCGACGGCGTGGAGTCGTACCTGATCGACGGCGCACACGAGATCGACCCGCGCTGGATCGACGGCAAGCAGCGCATCGGCGTCACCGCCGGCGCCTCCGCGCCGGACGTACTGATCGACGGCGTCATCCAGCGCCTGCGCGACCTCGGCGCCGCCGGTGTCAGCGAACTGGACGGCGAGCCCGAGAACATGGTGTTCGCCCTGCCCAAAGAACTGCGCCTGCAGCTGGTCGGCTGA
- a CDS encoding serine hydrolase domain-containing protein produces MLSALSRTAVLAFLLWTGLSSLARAATPLEEANEKTRAFVRATMEQQRIPGLQVAVVRQGRIVLLENVGFANVENRVPVTGKTLFPINSATKAFTGVAVMQLVQDGRVDLDAPLSRYLDDVPDAWREVRIRQLLGHTSGLPEIVDTQGSLGGLKERDAWTAVEARQIEAHPGEQFAYNQTNYGLLSRIISTLTGQPYERFVAQRQFDAAGMASTTFGDSYDLVAGAATIYSVSPRGTMAPNDADRLSHWLYDMPYSLWAGGGIQTTAEELSHWIIALTENRLLDAPQVQRMWRPERLNNGAEGEWAAGWPVLKSDAPRQIAGIGGARAAFVIYPDEDLAVVVLTNLAGANPQRFIRQIGDFYLR; encoded by the coding sequence ATGTTGTCTGCACTGTCGCGTACCGCCGTCCTCGCGTTTCTCCTGTGGACGGGGTTGTCGTCCCTCGCACGTGCGGCCACTCCTCTTGAGGAGGCCAACGAGAAGACCCGGGCGTTCGTTCGGGCCACGATGGAGCAGCAGCGCATCCCGGGGCTGCAGGTGGCTGTCGTCCGCCAGGGACGCATCGTGTTGCTGGAAAATGTCGGCTTCGCCAATGTCGAGAACCGGGTGCCGGTCACCGGCAAGACGCTCTTCCCCATCAACTCGGCAACCAAGGCGTTCACGGGCGTGGCCGTCATGCAGTTGGTCCAGGACGGGCGCGTGGACCTGGATGCGCCGCTGTCCCGCTATCTCGACGACGTGCCCGACGCGTGGCGCGAAGTACGCATCCGGCAGCTGCTGGGGCACACGTCGGGCCTTCCCGAGATCGTCGATACCCAGGGCTCGCTGGGTGGCTTGAAGGAACGCGACGCATGGACGGCGGTCGAGGCGCGGCAGATCGAGGCCCACCCCGGGGAACAGTTCGCCTACAATCAGACGAACTACGGCCTGCTGTCGCGGATCATCTCCACCCTGACCGGGCAGCCCTATGAACGGTTCGTCGCGCAGCGGCAATTCGATGCCGCGGGCATGGCGTCCACCACGTTCGGCGACAGCTACGACCTGGTGGCCGGTGCGGCCACGATCTACAGCGTTTCGCCGCGCGGCACGATGGCGCCGAACGACGCGGACCGGTTGTCGCACTGGCTCTACGACATGCCTTACAGCCTGTGGGCGGGCGGCGGCATCCAGACCACGGCGGAGGAACTGTCGCACTGGATCATCGCGCTGACGGAGAACCGCCTGCTGGACGCGCCGCAGGTGCAGCGCATGTGGCGTCCCGAGCGGCTGAACAATGGCGCCGAGGGTGAATGGGCCGCGGGGTGGCCCGTGCTGAAGTCTGATGCCCCGCGCCAGATCGCCGGCATCGGTGGCGCCCGCGCCGCCTTCGTCATCTATCCCGACGAAGACCTGGCGGTGGTGGTGCTGACCAATCTCGCCGGCGCGAACCCGCAGCGGTTCATTCGGCAGATTGGGGATTTCTACCTAAGGTAG
- a CDS encoding VCBS repeat-containing protein, protein MSIKRSRIGMFALQHISWMFIAVLAVSATAPSLAQAQERPTASDYSMTIYRNGSWNFEWPIYGLISNAGGFVVAGREELLTIDNNQYRTPPQFKAVLVDGGLYPYPGGTYPADLVVASLELKSDKREITGATTLDFNHDGRVELLVAARHTLELITHTGTTAAAPYFQILPGPLQIDTVPVAADFDHDGHNDVAFHMSMAGTNPGNTSQLVVFRGNGANDFAEELDYATGGSAANSKQSARHMVSGDFNHDGWADIAILFEQLDATTATRTYPIKVFLNDKARSFLPPYVLADNVGLHLLGAGDINRDGLDDLVATQTQSGIGLLRTFTQNTSGVLSEGMSYPADALSTALKVADLDRDGRMDIVSGSTNTKRLAYYLQLKTGTMSSARFLSTSNAIQTAQYDASSLAVLDLVRTACNGVAIASGGWATRGTGCARVLSTLGDFDDDGKTDLLWRHDALRDMALWKMDGATRVTGVGYATSPAWRVLASGDFNGDRWMDLVWTDGQHLQLWEGDGQGNYAGSGLPAYPQGYRLVAHGDFDGDGNDDLMWRNTADTDLALWRLDGAFVAQQRNYVTDAAWRIEGSGDFNGDGREDLLWTDGVQMQMWQSQASLVFAGVVLPAYPAGWQLSGIADVSGDGNADFLWFQPQRDELAVWEYRGPDDIRGRGYAVGANWRILQTGDFNADGYADIVWSNGRHMQLWQSQGNAFLGLPMSDYPVGWTLVRP, encoded by the coding sequence ATGAGCATCAAGAGAAGTCGAATAGGCATGTTCGCCCTGCAGCACATCAGCTGGATGTTCATCGCAGTGTTGGCCGTTTCCGCCACGGCACCTTCGCTGGCACAAGCTCAAGAACGGCCAACTGCATCCGACTACTCGATGACGATCTATCGCAACGGCAGTTGGAACTTCGAGTGGCCCATCTACGGACTCATCAGCAATGCCGGCGGGTTTGTGGTGGCGGGTCGAGAAGAACTGCTTACCATCGACAACAACCAGTACAGGACGCCCCCCCAATTCAAGGCTGTGCTCGTGGACGGCGGGCTATATCCTTACCCAGGGGGAACCTACCCGGCTGATCTGGTAGTGGCATCCTTGGAGCTGAAATCCGACAAACGCGAGATCACGGGCGCCACGACGCTTGACTTCAATCACGATGGTCGCGTGGAGTTGCTCGTGGCTGCCAGGCACACCTTGGAGTTGATCACCCACACCGGCACGACTGCCGCCGCACCTTACTTCCAGATCTTGCCAGGACCGCTGCAAATTGACACGGTGCCGGTCGCCGCCGACTTCGATCATGACGGGCACAACGATGTTGCGTTCCACATGAGCATGGCGGGAACCAATCCGGGGAACACCAGCCAGCTGGTGGTCTTCCGTGGCAACGGAGCCAACGACTTCGCCGAGGAACTGGACTACGCCACGGGTGGTTCCGCGGCCAACAGCAAGCAAAGTGCACGCCATATGGTCAGCGGGGATTTCAATCACGATGGCTGGGCGGATATCGCCATCCTGTTTGAGCAGCTCGATGCCACGACGGCCACGCGGACTTATCCGATCAAGGTCTTCCTGAACGACAAAGCGCGGTCGTTCTTGCCACCGTATGTGCTGGCAGACAACGTGGGCTTGCATCTGCTTGGCGCCGGCGACATCAATCGTGACGGTCTCGACGACCTTGTGGCCACGCAAACGCAGTCAGGCATTGGATTGCTGCGAACGTTCACTCAGAACACCTCTGGCGTGCTCTCCGAAGGAATGTCGTATCCCGCCGATGCCTTGAGCACGGCCTTGAAGGTGGCCGATCTGGATCGCGACGGCCGCATGGATATCGTGTCCGGTTCAACCAACACCAAGCGATTGGCGTACTACCTGCAACTCAAGACCGGCACGATGTCGTCGGCGCGTTTCCTCAGCACAAGCAATGCGATTCAGACGGCGCAGTACGATGCGTCAAGTCTGGCCGTGCTGGACTTGGTGCGCACGGCTTGCAATGGCGTGGCTATTGCCAGTGGCGGCTGGGCTACACGCGGAACCGGCTGCGCGAGAGTGCTCTCCACGCTTGGCGACTTCGATGACGACGGCAAGACCGACTTGCTGTGGCGCCATGATGCTCTGCGCGATATGGCACTGTGGAAGATGGACGGTGCCACTCGCGTCACTGGCGTGGGTTATGCCACTTCGCCGGCCTGGAGGGTCCTGGCCAGCGGCGACTTCAACGGCGACCGCTGGATGGACCTGGTGTGGACCGATGGCCAGCACCTGCAGCTATGGGAAGGCGACGGCCAGGGCAACTACGCCGGCAGCGGGTTGCCGGCGTACCCGCAAGGCTATCGGCTGGTGGCACACGGCGACTTCGACGGCGATGGCAACGACGATCTGATGTGGCGCAACACCGCCGACACGGACCTGGCGCTGTGGCGGCTGGACGGTGCCTTTGTCGCGCAGCAACGCAACTACGTCACCGACGCCGCTTGGCGCATCGAGGGCAGCGGCGACTTCAACGGCGATGGCCGCGAAGACCTGCTATGGACCGATGGCGTGCAGATGCAGATGTGGCAGTCGCAGGCGAGCTTGGTGTTCGCGGGTGTCGTGCTACCCGCCTACCCCGCCGGCTGGCAGCTGTCAGGCATCGCCGATGTCAGCGGCGATGGCAACGCGGACTTCCTGTGGTTTCAGCCGCAGCGCGATGAACTGGCCGTCTGGGAGTATCGCGGCCCCGACGACATCCGCGGGCGCGGCTATGCCGTAGGTGCCAACTGGCGCATCCTGCAGACCGGCGACTTCAACGCCGATGGCTATGCGGACATCGTGTGGAGCAATGGCCGGCACATGCAGCTTTGGCAGTCGCAGGGCAATGCCTTCCTCGGCCTGCCGATGAGCGACTATCCGGTCGGCTGGACACTGGTACGGCCGTGA